The following coding sequences are from one Psychrobacter sp. AH5 window:
- a CDS encoding LysE/ArgO family amino acid transporter: protein MNTTDYFSGFLLGLSLIIAIGSQNAFVLKQGLKREHVFIICLFCAVSDALLISAGVAGFGAVTARFPQLVQIAKFAGVIFLLVYGLQSLYASVRLSHALTTEGQAVGSLKKALLLCIGFTWLNPHVYLDTLVLVGMVSTGASSKLTFAIGAISASFVFFFALGYGARLLRPLFAKPKAWNILDALVGLLMLYLAWHLYNS from the coding sequence ATGAATACTACGGATTACTTCTCTGGTTTTTTGCTTGGGCTATCGCTAATTATTGCTATCGGCTCACAAAACGCCTTTGTACTAAAGCAAGGTCTTAAGCGCGAACACGTCTTTATTATTTGTCTGTTCTGTGCGGTCAGTGATGCTTTATTAATCTCAGCTGGCGTTGCAGGTTTCGGTGCAGTGACCGCTCGCTTTCCGCAGCTGGTACAAATCGCTAAGTTCGCTGGAGTAATTTTCTTATTGGTTTATGGCTTGCAAAGCTTATACGCTAGCGTACGCTTGTCACATGCGTTAACCACTGAAGGTCAAGCGGTAGGTAGCCTAAAAAAAGCGCTGCTATTATGCATTGGGTTTACTTGGCTCAATCCGCATGTCTACTTAGATACTTTGGTGCTAGTAGGCATGGTTTCAACCGGCGCTAGCAGCAAATTGACTTTTGCTATTGGTGCAATCAGCGCCTCATTTGTGTTCTTTTTTGCTTTAGGTTATGGTGCAAGGCTACTTAGACCGTTATTTGCCAAACCCAAAGCTTGGAATATCCTCGACGCCTTAGTCGGTTTATTAATGCTGTATTTAGCTTGGCATCTTTATAACAGCTAA